GCCAAGTTCAATTCGTTGGCTTTGTTGGAGAACATAGTCGATACGACTTAATGTTAGTACAAACAGATCGTCATTATGAAAAAACACTTGTCTTAAATATGCAAACTAATAAATTTGGTATCATAGGTTCAGATGATATTGAAGAGGAAGGTTATATCGCTCATATTCTTGGGGTATCAGCTGAAGAAGGCGATGAAATCATTGAATATCTAAATGAGGTTATTCAATAAAAGTAAATCTCCCTCTGTTTACGCTAGCGTTTACAGAGGGAGATTATTTATTTGATTATTGTTAATTTATTGTTTTATTTTTCAGTATCTTGGATTGTAGGTTGTATTTTAACATCATGCAATTTATCTTCTTGATCTATAATTGCTGGATCATCTATTTGTTGTTT
The DNA window shown above is from Staphylococcus sp. M0911 and carries:
- a CDS encoding DUF3055 domain-containing protein yields the protein MIDMYLYDDEEQSQVQFVGFVGEHSRYDLMLVQTDRHYEKTLVLNMQTNKFGIIGSDDIEEEGYIAHILGVSAEEGDEIIEYLNEVIQ